The window CCTGACTTGAATGAACTCAGCTCAGAGTTCTAAGGACCAGCACTCTGGGGGCCATTTTCTACACAGGCAAATGGAATTGCTTTTCCCATAATATCCAAATTGTGATGTGGTTGCTGTTGAGGAATGCGGCAGCAATAGGGTCCTGCAGTACCCATGGGGTGATGCTACTTCTGCACGTATCTACGGGGTACCTACGGGGCATCCATGGGGCATATGACATCCAATGTGAGAAGAGACGTGGCACGTAAGATGAGACGACATGTGTGAGGCATAGGGTCACTGGAGACCCTTCTGGCTCGGAAGGGAGAGACTAAATTGGACTGAACCCTTCCTCTGTTCCCAGCACGTTTCTGATACAGCCCTCAGTCACTGAGGGGATCCCCCAGAGTTGGAGAGGCACATTCCCTTGGGACAGAGGCTACAGGTTGTAGCTTTTCCCCCCTGGCCCCCAACCCTGTCCCCACCACTTCAGAACATGGCACCCCGCCCAACTGGCCAAGTGTTAAGTGATGTGCTTATCCTCGAGAGCAGCTCCGggtgtctttttaaaatgtagagaaAACCAAGTAAGGCGACAGTTTAAGGAAAAACTATATAGAATACCAGAAAAGCCGTTTGCCCGGAGAAttattttctccccatttttgttttgtttttactcaatgacaattttagttttatttcctgatagcaaaaaggagaaaaaaaaaaaaaaaaaaaaaacccagcccTCACAAAGGCCAAGGCCCCCCCGTCCCCCTGTTGTCGGTGATTTGTTTGTCTTTCTGATAGGTTGAAAATTGTGTAATAAACTTGATGACGCTGTCAATCTTTTATActgcattgtattttttttccttttgtaacaaaatatttttaaataataaatggggTGTGAGCTGTTTTGTGGATTCTGCATTGAATAGATTTGTTGAGGTGTCGGGCATGGGCGTGGGCTGATGTAGCTGCTATGTGATGTAGCAAAACCCCAAGTGCTTAGCTGGAACTGCAGTTGCTCTACAGACCAGGCTGACCGGTGAGCCTCCTGAGACGTCTGCAGACCTTTGGAGGCGCCTCTTGAAGTTTAGCTCTTTTCCTTAGCCCACGAATACCCTGGTTAAAGAAAACTTCTGAGTCATCCTTTACCCTTCAAGGTAAGACATACTAGATTCAGACATATTTCCTGCCTTGTAAGAGCTCAGTTTGCATTGCATCAAGTTCAGGTAGGGAAGAAAGCTGTGGTAGACCTGATCACTAGTGCCTAGTTCCCCATCAATTTAATCTCATCTAGAAGATGAAAATAGCAGCTGTTCTGCCTTCAcacagggaatttttttttttttttttttttaaggtgtggtgtctcactatgttgcctgaGCTAGCTGGTCTCTAACACAAGCGCAAGTGATTCTCCCACAACCTCCACAGTAACTAGGactacaggcaggtggggcaccTGTCTTCACACAGGGATGTTTTTTAAACTAGAGGTAAAATGTGAATATGTTTTGTAAACGAATTGCCATAAACAGGAGGAAGAATAGATAAGAAAGCTTAGTAGAAGTGCTATAGGGTAATCCTGGGTTTCAAGAAAAGCTGGCTTTTTAAAAGTTGGTGTGGACCTGAAGACCTGAAAACAGGGATCATGTCTTGCAGATTTACTATTCTGATGACAACAAGGAGTTCAAGGTTAACAGTATGTCATGTTACCCAAGTATGTAGCCAAGCTGATCCTTATAATCCATTTGATATCTGAATCTGAGTAGAGGAATCTTGGCATTCAGCAGTCAGGGATGGTACATGATACCATACACAAACCAGAGCTTTCACATCTTGATTCACATGTTCAGCTGCCACTACCCAAGAAGACCACAGAAATGAACCTGacaaaccactttttttttttttaatgaataagaaGGTAAAAAATTAAACCAAGGACCAGATGATAATGTGTACAGCAAGATCAGTGTGAAAGTAACCTTTAGGAGAAGGAAAACTACCTGGCTAGTAGTGAAACTAAATAATTGTGAAACTAAATGGATGGGGAAAATAATTGGTACCTCTAAAGAGATTTTTTGGTGGCACTAGAGactgaaccagggcctcatgcatgctaaagctctaccactgagccacatctcaggtCCCCCTCAGAGtttaaacaaatgttttcaaGTTGGGTTCCATGGACACTTGCTAAAGTCTAGTAATCTTTTTGTGCCCCagatgaccttttttttttttccttcagactaAAGTAATGACTGGTAGCTAAGAGAGTACATTCAGTATGACCTAGGCAGTACTATGGTGGTGTAGAAAGGAGGGACCTGGCCTCATGTGGttgtgcatgcttgtaatcccagctactcaggagaccgaggcagaaggatggcaagttcaaggccagcctgggcaacttagtaagaacctgtctcaaaaaattaaaggctgggagcagtggtgcacactagtaatcccagcagttcaggaggctgagacaggaggatcatgagttcaaaaccagcctcagcgaaaagtgaggcgctaagcaactcagaccttgtctctaaataaaaatggctggggatgtggctcagtggttgagtgcctctgagttcaatcccctataccccactccacccccacaaaaaagaacaGGTGTGTGGGTTGCCTATAGGTTCAGATTCTAAGCTGGATACCCTGAACACAATGCACATGACAACATGAGTGTATCTCCTTCTGCCCCATAGGATCATTATATGGGTTAAATATTGCCTACAAGGCACTGGATGAATTTGCCTCCTATAAGTTTCAGTCATGGTCTGAAGCCAGAAACCTACCCTGTGTTTTCTAAACACTTCCTCATCTGGACTAAAGACAATAAGTCCATAGAGACCACTGTAGTCCACTTGCTAGTTCTAGCTGAATGTGAGCAACTGAGCAGTCTGCCAGTTCACATAACCAGACCCTCTCCACTGTCCTAAAATGTTTGTGTATGGGTTATAAAGTGTCTTCCCTCACATTCCAATGCACACAGCCTCTGGCCACAGTAACTGAAAAGACTTCCCGTCCTCCACTGCTTTGATTTCTATTATTACAGTGTTCTACTCTAGTGTGACCAACTATCTACATAAGAGGCCCCAACAACTTCCAGAAGAATAAACATTTATGGAGCCACCCTCAGGAAACACAATGGTCTATGCTTCCACTTAACTTAATCATGTCCTTGTTTTTAACCATTATTCTCACCTGCAAGTGTACCTGTTGAGAAATGGAATTTCCTTCATCCAGAAAGACTCGTACAAGCCTTCTAGTTCCACCTGTCAGTAATCAGTTGTGCAGCACTGTGTCAATTCTAAGCCTGCAAAGTTGGGAATTAGACCTACTTGGTCTCTACAGTCCTTTTGAATTCTAATGTTGGGATTTGATAAGCCAATTCTATACTTCCCGCTGAACTTTACATTAGTTTATCTGTGCTGCTCGAAGGAtggacttaaccactgaacctctAAATCAAACTGGGAAGTCATGAAGGATGGACCCTCCAGTTGGATGCTGGGATTATTTCAAAGCAGATCCAGAAAGCAAGtgtgagaagcagcagcaagtTGATCTTCATGGAATTTGAGATTGAACTATCAGGGAAGCTCCTGTTGGACTTTGTTACTGTTTCATGGCTGATGAGACCTATCCACTGTAGTTTTTGGATAGACCCCAAGGGTAGCTAGGAGGCAAGAGCACAGAGAAGAAACAGGGAAATGCATCAGTGCTTTGGACAGTGGAGACCATAAGATAAGAAGGGTCCTAATGacgaggagaaaaaaaaaaaagccaagttaaaaaccatcATAGAGCCGGGAGcagtagcacatgcttgtaatcccagtggcttaggaggctgagacaggagaattgcaagttccaagccagcctcagcaaaagcaaggcactaagcaactcagtgagaccatgtttctaaataaaatacgaaacagGGCTacggatgtggttcagtggtcaaatgccccgaGTTCAAAATATGTAAGGTtaaaggtcaattttttttttagtaaaagcAGATATTCTAGGATACTCTGATGACTGACACACAGGCCTCAAGATTTCCTAAAGTGGATGCTGTCTTTCATGACTCCTGGTGGCTTCTTGGGATGAAAAAACATGGCCACTCCCAAGCAAGATATAAAACAGTTCTAAAGATTTCtttttacttggaaaaaaaaatgataacactCACTTAGGGCACCATTCTCtctagtttggaaaaaaaaaaatgtgtttaactaaaaattttaaaataaatgaccaaaagaaaagaaaaaaagatgtgtaTGTGTTAAGTTTTGAATATGCTTCTTCCAACACAAGGCCCATCCTGGAAAGGAGCTACAGTTATCTGTAAGAGCAGTATAAGACAAGACCCTGCCTTGGGGCAGAGGTACAGCATTTAAGCAGACTGGCAAATGACAACTGAAGACAGGATGGCAGTGCCTTTCAGGCCTGATTCAGGCTGCAGCTTGGGGAAGGAAATCAGTGGGACACCTTTGTCACTGCCTTTGTGTCACACTGTATCACTAAGTACTGTCTCAGAACGTACTGCTGTGACATTCTTTACCTTCTCTTGGAGAGGATGAAATTCTAGGGACAGGTGTCATAAGGAAAAGACTGCCAACCCCACAaccaaaaatacacatttattataaaatagtgtTTGCTTCATGATCAGAGTAGAAAAATAATACCATAAGTTACTACAAAGGTTCTGGAGCTCAGTGTCTTGAGAGATGGGGTAGGAGGCTTTGCACCACTCCCGGAGCCCACCACCATGAGGCTCTCTGTGCGTGCACAGGACAGGTGTGGCACAGCATGTATGGGGAGTATATTGCTCAGGTCCTGCGGGAAGCCCAAGGAGTCTGGATGGTCCACACAAGATGCTCTAGTCACAAAAGTCAAAGAGGAGACTTGAGGTCAGCAGGAAATTGTTCTGGGATAGGCCAGGATGGGGATAGCTTTGCCTCTCCTAGGAATGGAGTGTAGAAGAGTCTCTGAGGCTGACAGTCCTGGCCTTATGTGGGCTCACTGCCCAAAGGTCAGTGCTGAGGAAAAGTCGCACAGCCTTTCCAGGCCAATGTGACCCACCGCTTCTCAGAGGCGCAGGCAATAGTACCAGAAGTAGGTATGTGTGGTGTTGCACGCTGAAATTTTTGTACTTCAAATCCTGTCCATACTGatggcagaaagaaagaaagaaatgttaaaagaccAGGGAATGAGAAAACCTGGCCTGAACTGTTTCATATTTGAAATCTCTTAGCCCTAAATAACCAGAGGAATACCTTTAAGAAGGGACCTTCCCACCTAGCAAAATGGGAAAGGCAGTCTTACGGATACCCCTTTACATACAGTCTTCTGGACCCCTTAGGCCTCCAAAATACAAGGAATCCCTCCCTTGGGTGGGAACCCAGCCCTAAGGGCAGTACCTGGAGAAAGCGGCCAGGGTAAGCACCTCAAGCAGCAGCTCTGAGCCACAGAAGAAGAGCAAGATGCCGTTCATGATGGCTTCCAGGCGGAGCACATAGGTCTGCAGCAGCAGATAATAGGAGGCCATCATGGCGGAAGGGAAGGTCAAGGCCACACTAATGCCAAGTGGCATCTTTCGCTGGCAGAGGTTTCCCTTTGTACCTGTCAAACACAGTCCATGGAGTCACCTCCCTCCATAGTCCATGGAGTAACCTGCCTTCCCTGGCCTCAGGGGAAAGGTGGGAAGGATATGAAGGACTGGTGAGCAGAGAAAAAGGATCCTGAGGCGGAGGTGCACATTTACAAGTGAATCCCACTGTCCTAAAAAGCGTGGGGGAGTTACAGGATTGGGGTCATTTACTCCAGAGGTCCTGCTTCCAGTCTGGCTCTCACACACAGGACAATGGGCTCTTTCTTcagggataaaaaaaaagaagtgtaattataaaaatatataatcattgaAAACTGTTCAactaattcaaaaaataattttagagaatatAAAAAAGCATGTGTTTTTATACACCAAAGTGTATAAAAAATATCTGTTCCCCACACCTTCTTTAAAACTCAGTATTGTACTATTTACTGCTACCAGTCCAATGGGTGAAAAAAATTTGCCTTATTGTTTCAATTTGCTTTTTATGATGGAATTTGGTCTTCTTGTCAAGTTTACTGGTTGTCTGTAATTATTCTCATGTGAACTATAAGTGTCCCTTACcaatttttaacattatttttattttccttagtgaTTAATGTGAGCCTTTTTTGGTCCTTTCCTGTGTATGTTCCAAGTACTTTCCCCTCAGCTTGTGCTTTAACACTCTTTTCAGGGATGAGACATTCTAAATAATAAGCGTTTTACTCTACATTTCTAAGAAGATAAAACTTGTGCAAGAGATTCTTATTCAGCTGAGTGCAaaggtacatgtctgtaatcccaggaactcaggaggcaggaggattgcaagttcaaggccaatctgggcaacttagtgagaccctgtctcaaaattaaaaataggactggggatgtagctcagtggtaaaacacccctgggttcaatccccagtactgcaaaaagcattaaaaaataaaaaatcctcatTCAGAGAAGTAGAGAAGATCATAGTGCTGTACAGGCATGTACTGCACTAGACACAGTTTACAATTTAATCTTTTCACCCAAGCAAATCAATAAGAGGAAACAGGCATTCCTGCAGTAGTTAGGCAACTGGGAGGAATTATCTAGTATACCATGCTACTGTCTGCCTTTACCCCTGCAGAACAACAGATACAAACCCTGACCCAAAAAATAAAGCAGCAGCTtgaagctggggatatggctcagtagtaatggtatgtgtgaggcactggatttcatccccagcactgggggggattaaaaaacacatatatatatatatatatatatatatatatatatatgttatatatatatgtgtatgtgtgtgtgtatgtgtgtgtgtgttatatatgtatatgcacatacataaatatataagatatttatatatatgtacacatatatatatgtatatatatataaagtagcATCTTGACGCTTCAGAGAGGGAGTAACGGAATATATCACCAAATCTAATCTGTAACAGTGAGCCCAGGTTATGTACTTTGTCTTGTGAGTCAAGTTACAGATAGCAGCTCACCTCATAAGGAAAGGAAATAGTCTCCAAACAACACTCACCAAAAAACAGTCGAATTACTTCAATTCCAAGATAAAGGAGGAGCATCACCACATCCAATCCTAGGTTGGCTGTTGGATATGGCAGCAGGAGACCTGCCAATAACAAATCCAGTCtacaaacaacaaataacaacACCCACAAGAACTATCATAcactggagaacaaagaggacATTAGTCATAGCTTTCCATGAACTACTTAAGGAGATGTGGGCATTATTACAGCTGCAGAAAATGTTAACTCATAGTGCACCTATGTCTGTGAGAGGAAGGTTTTTACTTCTAAATCTATGGGAACTCCTGATCAAAATGATTGCATATAAAGGGATACATAGGCCACTGAATAATTTCTGAGGATCACCAATGGAATGAAACTGGAGTTCAGCAAAGAGAAGTGATGGTGAAGAGTCAGATGGAGAAGTCCACATTGCCCAAACTTCAGAAATTCTTGTTAAGGGTTTTCCTAAATAATCATTCTCAAAGAAGCCATCTGACGGACAGACTTCAGCCTTGTGGTGaagaggagaggcaggggacaGAAAAGATTGAAAAGTTCTTGGTAGGAGTTTGCTTTGGGCTGAAGTGAGAAAAGGAAGCTGGGGCAGGGGTAGTCAAGCGCAGTCTTACCTTTATAGAGGAATATGAAGAGTTCCAGCAGGAAATAGGTAGCATAATACCACCCATTCAGGAAGAACAGGATTTCCAGGGGGGTTGAGGACAACCGGTTACCTGAAAAGACAAGCACAGAGaagtgggaagggtgggagggacaGCTCAAGCTCTGTTCCCTGTATGGTTCTGTGTCTAACGTCGAGAAAACAAGAGGTGACAGTCAGTGAGGTGGGTCACTTAAAGGCACTTCCGATTGCTGGCAATGAGATGGCGGGTGTGATGGGTGTGTGGTATTCATGagcttcctctccttctttcccaAGAATTACTGTCAGTCTCTGCTCTTTTGCTTTCTGGGGAGAAAGTCAAAGGTAACTCAGAGGTCATCATAGGTGCTAGGCACCTCAAAGATCTAACCCCGTCACTACCTGGGAGGGAAACTTAGGATGCAGAGACCAGCCAGCAGATTCGTAAGTGAGCCAGCGCAGAATAGGCCCAGCCAAGGATGTAGGGGCGCAGTATGTCAGACTCGCACCCCGAGACCCCGAGGCACTCAAGTGGGCGGGGTTGCGAAACCCCACTTTGCACACGTGAGGAGCGATGTCCTTAACCCTTGAGAATGGGAGGTTCAGGAGGCGCTCTGGAAGAGAAGGAGGGTGGCGGGGCTGGCGGGATACCGATGGGTCGGGACCAGAGATTCACACACCTCCGAAATCTCACCTCGCGGCGCCATCTTCAGTCCCCATGGAAACTGCGTACGCGGCAGCAGCCACTCCCAGAGCAGCGAGGTTCTGCCGGAAGCAGGGGACGGAGCGGCCCGGCTTCTGGCCTCTCTGCCAGCCTGCGGCACTCTATGGTTACCCTCGGCCCGGGCTATCGCGGGCCCACTGCGCATGCGTGGGGACGCCCTGCCGGCAGATAGCGGTTGGCCCGCTGTCAACCTCTCATCCTGAACAAGAAACGATGGCAGCTCACGAAACCATCGTCCGCAGGTTCCTAGGGACAGGGGCGGGGCCAGCTTTCAGGCTTCCCTTACCCTGGGTTACAGGACGTTGAACACAAGCAGCCAGTTGCTGTAGTGCCGCCAGAGAATTGGCCCTGGTCCCACGATTCTCTTTTCTAACCTCCGGGTGAAAACTGAGAAACTGTATGCGCGACCGTGCGGTGCAGACGCGGCTGGAGGTTATCCTTGGTGTTTCCTGCAGCCCATTTATGTACCAGGAGTTATAGACACCAGAAAGAGTGGGAAATAGAGCGACTTTTCCTGGAGCACAAATAAATAAGAGCAAGCGAAGCTAAAACATGGTCACCAGACCCATAAAGTGCCGTGGAAGGTGAGGAGACAATGTGCTCCCATGTGGAAACTGAAAGAAGTTTCCAAGAGATGGCCTGTGAGCTGAGCTTTGAACCCCGATTGAGATTTCAAACAGTAAAAGAGTGCCCCTgtgggcaggggagtggggaaGAGAGGGTTTTGAAAGGACTAAGGCCGACTTGACTGTTGGCCCTTTGTCAGGGTATGGCAGGCAGGTAACAGA of the Sciurus carolinensis chromosome 11, mSciCar1.2, whole genome shotgun sequence genome contains:
- the Tmem216 gene encoding transmembrane protein 216 isoform X1, with the protein product MAPRGNRLSSTPLEILFFLNGWYYATYFLLELFIFLYKGLLLPYPTANLGLDVVMLLLYLGIEVIRLFFGTKGNLCQRKMPLGISVALTFPSAMMASYYLLLQTYVLRLEAIMNGILLFFCGSELLLEYGQDLKYKNFSVQHHTYLLLVLLPAPLRSGGSHWPGKAVRLFLSTDLWAVSPHKARTVSLRDSSTLHS
- the Tmem216 gene encoding transmembrane protein 216 isoform X3, with amino-acid sequence MAPRGNRLSSTPLEILFFLNGWYYATYFLLELFIFLYKGLLLPYPTANLGLDVVMLLLYLGIEVIRLFFVWTGFEVQKFQRATPHIPTSGTIACASEKRWVTLAWKGCATFPQH
- the Tmem216 gene encoding transmembrane protein 216 isoform X2, encoding MAPRGNRLSSTPLEILFFLNGWYYATYFLLELFIFLYKGLLLPYPTANLGLDVVMLLLYLGIEVIRLFFGTKGNLCQRKMPLGISVALTFPSAMMASYYLLLQTYVLRLEAIMNGILLFFCGSELLLEVLTLAAFSSMDRI